In Humulus lupulus chromosome 6, drHumLupu1.1, whole genome shotgun sequence, a single genomic region encodes these proteins:
- the LOC133782880 gene encoding phosphatidylinositol N-acetylglucosaminyltransferase subunit A isoform X2: MGEQKEGFRILMVSDFFYPNFGGVENHIYYLSQCLIKLGHKVVVMTHAYGNRSGVRYMTGGLKVYYIPWTPFVMQNTLPTFYGTLPIIRTILIREKISLVHAHQAFSTLCHEALMHARTMGYKAVFTDHSLYGFSDVGSIHMNKVLQFTLADVTQAICVSHTSKENTVLRSGLLPEKVFVIPNAVDTPMFKPAAKRLSRDEIVIVVISRLVYRKGADLLVEVIPEVCRLYPYVRFIIGGDGPKRVRLEEMREKHSLQDRVEMLGAVPHAQVRSVLVSGHIFLNSSLTEAFCIAILEAASCGLLTVSTRVGGVPEVLPDDMIVLAEPDPGDMVHAIKKAISILPMIDPQVMHNRMKGLYDWHDVAKRTEIVYDRALKCTSQSLLGRLSRYLSCGSWAGKLFWLVMIIDFLLWRLLQVWQPAEHIEEVPDFTMSHDED, translated from the exons ATGGGTGAGCAGAAGGAAGGGTTCAGAATTCTAATGGTCTCTGATTTTTTTTACCCCAATTTTGGTGGTGTGGAGAATCACATTTATTACCTCTCACAATGTCTAATAAAGCTTGGCCACAAG GTAGTGGTAATGACGCATGCCTATGGGAACCGGTCTGGAGTGAGATATATGACAGGAGGGTTGAAAGTTTACTATATACCATGGACACCCTTTGTGATGCAGAATACATTACCAACCTTCTATGGAACTCTTCCTATTATAAGGACTATACTTATAAGAGAAAAAATATCATTGGTACATGCCCATCAAGCATTCTCAACTCTCTGTCATGAAGCTTTGATGCATGCACGCACAATGGGGTATAAGGCCGTGTTTACTGATCACTCACTCTATGGTTTTTCGGATGTTGGTAGCATCCACATGAACAAGGTTTTGCAGTTTACTTTAGCGGATGTAACTCAGGCAATTTGTGTTTCTCATACAAGCAAGGAAAATACAGTGCTACGGTCGGGTTTGCTGCCAGAGAAGGTTTTTGTGATACCTAATGCTGTTGACACGCCTATGTTCAAGCCTGCTGCAAAAAGACTCAGTCGTGATGAAattgttattgttgttattaGTAGGCTGGTGTACAGGAAGGGTGCTGATCTGCTTGTTGAAGTTATTCCAGAAGTCTGCCGATTATATCCCTAT GTTCGTTTCATCATTGGAGGAGATGGACCTAAGCGTGTGCGGTTAGAAGAGATGAGGGAGAAGCATTCCCTTCAAGATCGTGTTGAAATGCTGGGTGCAGTCCCACATGCTCAAGTGCGGTCTGTCCTTGTTTCTGGCCATATATTCTTAAACAG TTCATTAACAGAAGCCTTTTGCATAGCCATACTAGAGGCTGCAAGTTGTGGATTGTTGACTGTCAGTACACGTGTAGGAGGTGTTCCAGAG GTTCTACCAGATGACATGATTGTACTTGCGGAACCAGATCCTGGTGATATGGTTCATGCAATCAAGAAGGCAATATCTATTCTTCCCATGATTGATCCACAAGTGATGCACAATCGG ATGAAGGGACTATACGATTGGCATGATGTTGCCAAAAGGACAGAGATCGTGTATGATCGGGCACTAAAATGCACAAGTCAAAGTCTTTTAGGAAGACTCTCTCG GTATCTCTCATGTGGATCATGGGCAGGCAAGCTATTTTGGTTGGTAATGATCATCGATTTTTTGTTATGGCGACTATTGCAAGTATGGCAG CCCGCAGAGCATATCGAGGAGGTGCCTGATTTTACCATGTCCCATGATGAAGACTGA
- the LOC133782880 gene encoding phosphatidylinositol N-acetylglucosaminyltransferase subunit A isoform X3: protein MTHAYGNRSGVRYMTGGLKVYYIPWTPFVMQNTLPTFYGTLPIIRTILIREKISLVHAHQAFSTLCHEALMHARTMGYKAVFTDHSLYGFSDVGSIHMNKVLQFTLADVTQAICVSHTSKENTVLRSGLLPEKVFVIPNAVDTPMFKPAAKRLSRDEIVIVVISRLVYRKGADLLVEVIPEVCRLYPYVRFIIGGDGPKRVRLEEMREKHSLQDRVEMLGAVPHAQVRSVLVSGHIFLNSSLTEAFCIAILEAASCGLLTVSTRVGGVPEVLPDDMIVLAEPDPGDMVHAIKKAISILPMIDPQVMHNRMKGLYDWHDVAKRTEIVYDRALKCTSQSLLGRLSRLNPINFSPITLPWYLSCGSWAGKLFWLVMIIDFLLWRLLQVWQPAEHIEEVPDFTMSHDED from the exons ATGACGCATGCCTATGGGAACCGGTCTGGAGTGAGATATATGACAGGAGGGTTGAAAGTTTACTATATACCATGGACACCCTTTGTGATGCAGAATACATTACCAACCTTCTATGGAACTCTTCCTATTATAAGGACTATACTTATAAGAGAAAAAATATCATTGGTACATGCCCATCAAGCATTCTCAACTCTCTGTCATGAAGCTTTGATGCATGCACGCACAATGGGGTATAAGGCCGTGTTTACTGATCACTCACTCTATGGTTTTTCGGATGTTGGTAGCATCCACATGAACAAGGTTTTGCAGTTTACTTTAGCGGATGTAACTCAGGCAATTTGTGTTTCTCATACAAGCAAGGAAAATACAGTGCTACGGTCGGGTTTGCTGCCAGAGAAGGTTTTTGTGATACCTAATGCTGTTGACACGCCTATGTTCAAGCCTGCTGCAAAAAGACTCAGTCGTGATGAAattgttattgttgttattaGTAGGCTGGTGTACAGGAAGGGTGCTGATCTGCTTGTTGAAGTTATTCCAGAAGTCTGCCGATTATATCCCTAT GTTCGTTTCATCATTGGAGGAGATGGACCTAAGCGTGTGCGGTTAGAAGAGATGAGGGAGAAGCATTCCCTTCAAGATCGTGTTGAAATGCTGGGTGCAGTCCCACATGCTCAAGTGCGGTCTGTCCTTGTTTCTGGCCATATATTCTTAAACAG TTCATTAACAGAAGCCTTTTGCATAGCCATACTAGAGGCTGCAAGTTGTGGATTGTTGACTGTCAGTACACGTGTAGGAGGTGTTCCAGAG GTTCTACCAGATGACATGATTGTACTTGCGGAACCAGATCCTGGTGATATGGTTCATGCAATCAAGAAGGCAATATCTATTCTTCCCATGATTGATCCACAAGTGATGCACAATCGG ATGAAGGGACTATACGATTGGCATGATGTTGCCAAAAGGACAGAGATCGTGTATGATCGGGCACTAAAATGCACAAGTCAAAGTCTTTTAGGAAGACTCTCTCG CTTAAATCCAATAAATTTTAGCCCAATAACACTTCCTTG GTATCTCTCATGTGGATCATGGGCAGGCAAGCTATTTTGGTTGGTAATGATCATCGATTTTTTGTTATGGCGACTATTGCAAGTATGGCAG CCCGCAGAGCATATCGAGGAGGTGCCTGATTTTACCATGTCCCATGATGAAGACTGA
- the LOC133782880 gene encoding phosphatidylinositol N-acetylglucosaminyltransferase subunit A isoform X1, translating into MGEQKEGFRILMVSDFFYPNFGGVENHIYYLSQCLIKLGHKVVVMTHAYGNRSGVRYMTGGLKVYYIPWTPFVMQNTLPTFYGTLPIIRTILIREKISLVHAHQAFSTLCHEALMHARTMGYKAVFTDHSLYGFSDVGSIHMNKVLQFTLADVTQAICVSHTSKENTVLRSGLLPEKVFVIPNAVDTPMFKPAAKRLSRDEIVIVVISRLVYRKGADLLVEVIPEVCRLYPYVRFIIGGDGPKRVRLEEMREKHSLQDRVEMLGAVPHAQVRSVLVSGHIFLNSSLTEAFCIAILEAASCGLLTVSTRVGGVPEVLPDDMIVLAEPDPGDMVHAIKKAISILPMIDPQVMHNRMKGLYDWHDVAKRTEIVYDRALKCTSQSLLGRLSRLNPINFSPITLPWYLSCGSWAGKLFWLVMIIDFLLWRLLQVWQPAEHIEEVPDFTMSHDED; encoded by the exons ATGGGTGAGCAGAAGGAAGGGTTCAGAATTCTAATGGTCTCTGATTTTTTTTACCCCAATTTTGGTGGTGTGGAGAATCACATTTATTACCTCTCACAATGTCTAATAAAGCTTGGCCACAAG GTAGTGGTAATGACGCATGCCTATGGGAACCGGTCTGGAGTGAGATATATGACAGGAGGGTTGAAAGTTTACTATATACCATGGACACCCTTTGTGATGCAGAATACATTACCAACCTTCTATGGAACTCTTCCTATTATAAGGACTATACTTATAAGAGAAAAAATATCATTGGTACATGCCCATCAAGCATTCTCAACTCTCTGTCATGAAGCTTTGATGCATGCACGCACAATGGGGTATAAGGCCGTGTTTACTGATCACTCACTCTATGGTTTTTCGGATGTTGGTAGCATCCACATGAACAAGGTTTTGCAGTTTACTTTAGCGGATGTAACTCAGGCAATTTGTGTTTCTCATACAAGCAAGGAAAATACAGTGCTACGGTCGGGTTTGCTGCCAGAGAAGGTTTTTGTGATACCTAATGCTGTTGACACGCCTATGTTCAAGCCTGCTGCAAAAAGACTCAGTCGTGATGAAattgttattgttgttattaGTAGGCTGGTGTACAGGAAGGGTGCTGATCTGCTTGTTGAAGTTATTCCAGAAGTCTGCCGATTATATCCCTAT GTTCGTTTCATCATTGGAGGAGATGGACCTAAGCGTGTGCGGTTAGAAGAGATGAGGGAGAAGCATTCCCTTCAAGATCGTGTTGAAATGCTGGGTGCAGTCCCACATGCTCAAGTGCGGTCTGTCCTTGTTTCTGGCCATATATTCTTAAACAG TTCATTAACAGAAGCCTTTTGCATAGCCATACTAGAGGCTGCAAGTTGTGGATTGTTGACTGTCAGTACACGTGTAGGAGGTGTTCCAGAG GTTCTACCAGATGACATGATTGTACTTGCGGAACCAGATCCTGGTGATATGGTTCATGCAATCAAGAAGGCAATATCTATTCTTCCCATGATTGATCCACAAGTGATGCACAATCGG ATGAAGGGACTATACGATTGGCATGATGTTGCCAAAAGGACAGAGATCGTGTATGATCGGGCACTAAAATGCACAAGTCAAAGTCTTTTAGGAAGACTCTCTCG CTTAAATCCAATAAATTTTAGCCCAATAACACTTCCTTG GTATCTCTCATGTGGATCATGGGCAGGCAAGCTATTTTGGTTGGTAATGATCATCGATTTTTTGTTATGGCGACTATTGCAAGTATGGCAG CCCGCAGAGCATATCGAGGAGGTGCCTGATTTTACCATGTCCCATGATGAAGACTGA